DNA sequence from the Cupriavidus oxalaticus genome:
GCTCGGCTGGGCGCCGGGCAGCCGGCTGCTGTCGAACTGGTGGGGCGCCGGCGAGCGCGGCAAGGTCTACGGCTTCTATGTGTTCGCCGCGGGCTGCGCGTCGGTGCTGTCGTTCGTCACGTCGATCGTGGTGGTCAATATCCTGCACCTGGACTGGCGCTGGATCTTCCGGCTGCCGGTGCTGCTGATGCTGCTGGGCGGCATCACCTTCTACCTGATCGTGCGCGAGCGTCCGGAAGACCTGGGCTACAAGTCGCCGGATACCGGCGCGGCCAGGGCCGAGGATGCCGGCCGGCCCGCGCCGGTGGAGACCGATGCCGACGAAAGCTCGTGGTCGCGCTACAAGGCCGTGCTGCGCAACCCGCGCCTGCTGATCGCAGGCCTGTCGATCGGTTTCCAGAATGCCGCGCGCTATGGCCTGATCGTCTGGGTGCCGGTGCACTTCCTGGGCAAGAACTGGAAGAGCGCCGAGACCCTGATCGACCCGGCATGGATCTCGGTGGCGTTGCCGGTGGGCATGGCCTTCGGCGCGCTGTCCAACGGCTGGATTTCCGACCGGCTGTTCGGCTCCAGCCGCAGCAAGGCCATCATGCTCTACATGGTGCTGGGCGCGATCGCGTCGATGGTCATGTACCAGCTGCCGACGGGCATGGGCGCGATCATCGCGCTGTTCCTGGCCGGCTTCTTCGTCTATGGACCCGCCTCGTCGTTCTGGGCGCTGTGCCCGGACCTGGTCGGCGCCAGGCGCGCAGGGACCGCGACCGGCATCCTGAACTTCTTCTCTTACCTCCTCGCCGGCCTGGGCGAGCCGCTGATCGGGCGCATCCTGGACCAGTCGGGCAATACCTCGCTGGTGTTCCCGATCGTGGCGACCAGCTGCATGATCAGCGCCATCATCGCGGCGTTTATCCGCCGCTGAACGCAGGGGCCGGCACCGCGCCGGCTCCTGCGTCCCGTATTCCCCCATCCCGAAGACATCCTCCGCACATCATGAACGCACTGCAAGCCATCCCCCAGATCCGCCATGAAGCGCTGCGCATCGCCGGCGAAAAGATCTACCGCGAAGACGTGATCGAGGTGACCTACCCGTACACGGGTGAAGTCATCGCCACCGTGCCCAGGGCCACGCTCGACGACGTGCGCCGCGCCTACCGCATCGCGCGCGACTACCAGCCCGCGCTGACGCGCTACGAGCGCTACAGGATCCTGATGCGCGCGGGCGAGATCATCGCCTCGCGGCTGGACGAGATCTCGCGCACCATCACGCTGGAATCCGGGCTGTGCCGCAAGGATTCGCTGTACGAAGTGGGCCGTGCCTCCGACGTGCTGCTGTTCGCCGCCAACCAGGCGCTGGTCGACGACGGCCAGGTGTTCTCGTGCGACCTGACGCACCACGGCAAGAGCCGCAAGGTCTATACGCTGCGCGAGCCGCTGCTGGGCGTGATCACCGCGATCACGCCGTTCAATCATCCGCTCAACCAGGTCATCCACAAGGTCGCGCCGGCGGTGGCCACCAACAACCGCATGGTGCTCAAGCCCAGCGAGAAGACGCCGCTGGCGGCCTTCATGCTGGCCGATATCCTGTACGAGGCCGGGCTGCCGCCGCAGATGCTGTCCGTCGTCACGGGCGACCCGCGCGAGATCGCCGACGAGATGCTGACGCACCCCGACGTCGACCTGGTGACCTTCACCGGCGGCGTGCCGATCGGCAAGTACATCGCGGCGACGGCCGCCTACAAGCGCCAGGTGCTGGAGCTGGGCGGCAACGACCCCATCATCGTGATGGAAGACGCCGACCTGGAAGAGGCCGCGTCGCTGGCCGCCAGCGGCTCGTACAAGAACTCCGGGCAACGCTGCACGGCGATCAAGCGCATGCTGGTGCATGAAGCCGTTGCCGACCGCTTTGTCGAGCTGCTGGTGCAGAAGACCGAAGCCGTCAACTATGGCGACCCGATGGATCCCAGGGTCGACATGGGCACCGTGATCGACGAGGCCGCGGCGATCCAGTTCGAGAAGGTGGTGAACGACGCCATTGCCGCCGGTGCCACGCTGCGCTACGGCAATATCCGCCGCGGCGCGCTGTACTCGCCGACGGTGCTTGACCATGTCGATCCGGAGATGACGGTGGTGAAGCATGAAACCTTTGGTCCGGTGTCGCCGGTGATCCGCTTCAGGGACATCGATGACGCGATCCGCATTTCCAACGGCACGGCCTACGGCCTGTCGTCGTCGGTCTGCACCAACCGGCTCGACCACATCACGCGCTTCGTGCGCGAACTGAAGGTCGGCAGCGTCAATGTGCGCGAAGTGCCGGGATACCGGCTGGAGCTGACGCCCTTCGGCGGCATCAAGGACTCCGGGCTGGGCTACAAGGAGGGCGTGCTGGAGGCGATGAAGAGCTTCTGCAATACCAAGACCTATTCGCTGCCCTGGTAACTCACGCAAGAAATGCGTCGCCCGATTTTTTCTGCTCCCCTCTCCCGCTTGCGGGAGAGGGGCCGGGGGAGAGGGCCGGAGCATCAACGCAGTGCAGCGCTACACTCCGCGGACTTCCTCGACGCTGGAGAACCCGGCGATGCTGGAGCAACCAGTGCAAGCACGATAAGAATGCGCCGGTCGCCAGGCGTTCGATGCCGGCCGCAGCGTGCCGCGTAACGGGGCGGGGTGTGCCAGCCCCGCCCCGCGCTGCAACACTATTCCCTATTCCGCCTTCACATTGGCGCTGCGCACCACCTCGCCCCAGCGCTTGAGTTCTGCCGCGGTGAAGTCCTGGAACTGCTTGCCAGGCAGGTAGCTGGGCAAGGCGCCGTCGGCCTCCATCGCGGACTTGAGCTTGGGTTGGGCGAGCGCCTTGCCCACTGCGGCCTGCAGTGTCTCCAGCACGTCCGGCGGCGTCTTCGCCGGTGCCGCGATGCCGGCCCATGACGTGACCTCGAATCCCGCAAGCCCCGACTCGGACAGGGTCGGCAGCTGCGGCAACGCCGGCGAGCGCTGGCCCGATGTCACGGCAAGGCCCTTGAGTTTGCCGGACTTCACGTGCGGGATCATGGCGGGGATGGTCTCGATCGTCATGGTGACCTCGCCGCCCATCGCGGCAAGCATCGCCGGGCCGCCGCCCTTGTAGGCGACATGGGTCAGGTCGACCCTGGCCATCGACTTGACCAGCTCGCCGCTGAGGTGGCCGGGCGAGCCGGAGCCCGCCGACGAGAAGAACACCTTGCCGGGATTGGCGCGCATGTAGGCCAGCAGTTCGGCGGAGGTCTGCGCCGGCAGCGACGGATTGACCGCCACGACCAGGGGGTAGCGCGCGACCAGCGCCACCGGCTCGAAGCTCTTGATCGGGTCGAATGCCAGCTTCTGGTAGATCCAGGGATTGATGGCCTGGCTGCTCAGGGTCGCCATGAACAGGGTATAGCCATCCGGCGCCGCTTGGGCGACGTACTGCGCGGCGATGTTGCCTGCCGCGCCCGGGCGGTTCTCCACTACCACTTGCTGGCCGAGCGCATCCTGCATTTCCTTGGCCAGCAAGCGCGCCAGTTTGTCGGTCGAGCCGCCGGCGGCGAAGCCGACCACCAGGCTGACCGGCCGCGCGGGATAGCCGCCCTGCGCGTAGGCAGCGCAGCACGCCGTCGCGGCCACGCCGAAGATTGCCAGGGTTGCGCGGATGCGCCGGGACGGTTGCGGCTTGCGCTGGGTGATTTGCATGTCTGTCTCCTGTGTAGACGTTCGTCTTGTTGTCGTTGTGGGTTCACGCCGCGCCGGGACTGCCGGCGGCCAGCGCTGGGACTGCTTCGTGCATCGCGCCGCGCAGCAGGTCCGGCATGCCCGCCGGCGCGGCGCACAGCAGCGCATTCATCTGCGACAGCTCGCGCAGCGTATCGAGGTGCAGCGCGCTGGTTTCCACGCTGGCCGTGCGCCGCTGCGACACGCGGGCCAGGTGGCGGGCGGTAAAGCGTTCGGCGCGTGCCTGGAAGTGCGCGGCGCAGTCGTTGAGCAGCGCGTGGGCGGCGCGGTCGCCGGCGACGAACAGCGACATCCGGGTGCGCAGGTTGGCCGCCAGCATGTCGCACAGCTCGAGCAGCTCGGCGCTGCCCTCGTCCGAGAAGCAGTAGTTGCGGCGCAGCTTGCGCTGGTCGAGGTCGACCAGGGTCCGCTCCGCGATATCGCCGGCATATTCCAGGTTGATATTGAGCAGCATGATCTCGTCCCAGCGCGCGGCATCCTCCGCGCCGAGCTGGCCGGCATCGACGCCGGTCAGGTACATCTTGACCGACGAATAGAGTTCGTCGATGCGGTCGTCCAGCGCGCAGCAGCGCGCGTTCGCGGCACGGTCGTTGGCGGCGATCGCCAGCTTCATGCCGGCGAGCATGTCCTCGATGACGTCGCCGATGCGCACGACTTCGCGGGTGGCATTGCCCAGTGCCACCGACGGATGCCGCAGGTCGCCCTGGCTCAGGTAGCGCGCGCCGCGCGCTTCGGCCTCGCGGTGCGTATCGGGCAGCCAGCGCGTGCACAGCGACGCCACCGGCCTGACGAACCAGATCAGCGTCGCGGCCAGCGTCAGGTTGAAGGCCATGTGGAAGTCGATGGCCATGGTGGCGGCGCTGCTGCCGAGGCCCGCGAGCAGCGGCGGCACGGCCTCCAGCAGCGGCAGGAAGACCAGCACCCCCGTGATGCGGAAGAGCAGGTTCGCCAGCGATACGCGCCTGGCCGCGGGCGCGCTGGCGGAATTGGCCAGGCAGGCAATCAGGCCGCTGCCGAGATTGGCGCCAAGCACCAGGGGCAGGGCGGTCTGCGGCGCGATGACGCCGCCCATGGCCAGCGTTGCGGTCAGCAGCACCGCGGCCAGGCTGGAGTACGCCAGCAGGGCCAGCATGGCGCCGATCACGACCGCGAGCAGCGCGTCCTGGCCCAGCGACGCAAAGATGGCGCGCACCAGGTCGGCATGCAGCAACGGCGCGGCATAGAGGCGGATCAGCTGCAGGGCCAGCGTGATCAGCCCGAGTCCCACCACGACTTCGCCCGCGCGCCCGCGCAGGCTGCCCTGGCTGGACAGCCGCATGGCGATGCCGGTCACCAGCAGCAGCGGCGACAGCCACGAGATATCGACCGACAGCAGGCGCGCCATCATGCTGGTGCCGACATCGGCGCCGAGCACGATCGGCAGCGCCGCCGACAGCGACACCAGGCCCTCGGCGACGAAGGCGCTGGTCATCAGCGCCGTGGCGCTGCTGCTCTGGATCAGCGCGGTCACGCCCAGCCCGGCCACGAAGCCGCGCGCCGGGCTGGCCGTGCCCGCCGCCAGCACCAGCCGCAAGCGTGGCCCCAGCAGCTCCAGCATGCCGTGGCGCGTGACATGCGTGCCCCAGATCAGCAGGGCGACGCCGGACATCAGGGAAAGCAGGATCTGCATGGCGCCTCGCTCTGCCGGCGGGTTTCAGTGGGCTCGGTTCAGTCGGCGTAGATCAGGCGGCGTGGATCAGTCCGCGCAATTCAGCGCCAGCCTCAGGATGTCGAAATTGCGCAGCCGCTGGCCGGCCGGCGCGCTCACCCTGCGGTTGAACAGCAGCGGCACCTTCTGCTCGGACAGCCCGCCGTGCGAGCGCAGCGGCACGTCGAGCCCGCTCAGGTCATGGCGTGCCGGCGTGGTGCCGATCACGGTCAGGCGCTCGCTGACCACCACCAGGTCGCCGATGCGGTCGGCCGGCAGCTCGAAGCGCTCGCAGGCGGCGCGCTTGTCGAGCACCAGCTCGATGCCCGGCAGCGCCGCGATCGCGTCGTGCACCGCGCGCGGGGCGGTGCCGGCCGGCAGGTACACGGTGGCATACGACCCCAGCGCGCCATGGTGCGCCACGTACGGGTCGGTGATCGGCAGCAGCACGCGCGTGGCCGCCGTGCCGAAGCGCTCGTCCAGCCGCTGCTGCAGGTACAGGATGTTGGCCTTGCCGAGCGAATCGGTCTTGGCGTTCATGCCATGGTCGGCGGTCACGCCGATGACCGCGCCCAGCGCGTCGAGCCGCTGCAGGTAGCGGTCCATCATCGCGTAGAACGCATTGGCACCGGCCGTGCCGGGCGCGTGCTTGTGCTGGATGTAGTCGGTGGTGGACAGGTACATCAGGTCCGGCCGCTCGGTTTCGAGCAGCGCCACGCCGGCGGCGAACACGAACTCGGACAGGTCCGCGCTGTAGACCGACGGCAGCGGCATGCCGACGCGGGCCAGCACGTTGTCGATGCCGTTTTCTTCGACGCTCGCCTGGTCGGCCTTCTCCGCGGAGAAGCAGATGCCCTGCAGGCCGTGGCCGAGCAGCGCGCGCAGCTTGTCCTTGGCCGTCACCACGGCGACCCTGGCGCCGGCCTTTGCCGCGGCGGCCAGCACCGTGGGCGCGCGCAGGTAGCGCGCGTCGTTCATCAGCACCTCTTCGCCGGCTTCGGTGTCGTAGAAGAAGTTGCCGCAGATGCCGTGCACCGACGGCGGCACGCCGGTCACGATCGACAGGTTGTTGGGGTTGGTGAATGACGGCACCACACAGTCGCCGGTCAGCACCGTGCCGCGCTGCGCCAGGCTCGCAAAGAAGGGCGCGACGCCGGCCTGCACGGCGAGGTTGATGTACTCCTGCTCGCAGCCGTCGATGCAGACGATCACGGTGGGGCGGGCGGGAAGCTGGTAGCGGTGTCCGTTGACTTCGATGTGGGCGTGCATGGCGGGTCTCATAAGAGGGAATCAGTAAGCCGCTGCCGGACGGGGCGGCGCGGCGCTTTTCGTTGAGACCCATGCTAAGGTTTCCAATAAACTCACACAAACGAGTTTATTTCCCACAATCTGTCAGGAAATATCACAGTGCCGCATAAGCTACCTCCGCTCAACGCGCTGCGCATTTTCGAGGTTGCCGCCCGCGCCGGCAGCTTTTCCGCCGCGGCGCGCGAGCTGCACCTGACGCATGGCGCGGTCAGCCGCCAGATCGAGATCCTGGAGCAATGGCTGGGGCAGCCGCTGTTTATCCGGCAGGGGCAGCGCATGGTGCCTACCGTGCATGCGCAGGCCTTCGGGCGCGAGGTCAGCACTGCCTTTGACCATCTCAGCGCGGCGTCGGAGCGCTACGGGCGCATCGCCACGCGCAAGGTGGTGCGCGTGAATGCGCCCGCCACCTTTGCCATGCGCTGGCTGATCCCGCGGCTCGACGATTTCCGCAAGCAGCAGCCGGAAGTCGACGTGCGGGTCTCGACCGCCTTCAGCAACGAGGCCGGCTTCAACGGCACCTTCGACCTCGCCATCCGGCGCACGCTGGAGCGCGGCGAGCAGTTCGAGTCGGTGCCGATCTTCGCCGAATACCAGACCGTGATCGCCAGCCCCGCGTTGCTGGCGCAGGCGCCGGTGCGCGATGTCGAAGACCTTGCCGACGGCGTGCTGCTGTACACCGAGACCCGGCCCGGCAGCTGGGAATCGTGGCTGCAGCAGGCCGGCCATGCCTCGCTGCGGCCGGTGCGCACGCTGCGCTTCGACCACTTCTTCGTCACGCTGCAGGCGGTGGTGGACAGCCTGGGCCTTGCCATCGGCACCTTCCCGACGCTGGCAGCGGACCTGGACGGCGGGCGCATTGCCGCGCCGTTCGCCGAGGTCCGCGCACCGGGCAATACCTACCACGCACTGGTGCCGCGCGATGCCGACAAGCCGCTGCACCTGCGCGCGTTCGTCGAGTGGCTGGTGCAACAGGGCGAGGCCGCTGCGGCGGCCGGCGGGCGCAAGGGCCGCCGCCAGCGGTAAGCGCTCAGATCACCCCCTCTGCCCGCAACGCCTGCATGTCCTGCCGGGTCAGGCCGAGCCCGGCATAGATCTCTTCATTGTGCTCGCCGACTGAAGGCCCGGTTCGGGGCACGCCAGGCTCGTAGCCGGAAAAGCGCGGCACGTGGCAGGGCGCGGGAACCGAGCCCAGGTCCGGATCGGGCAGGCGCACGATCGCCTCGCGCGCGCGGAAGTGCGGGTCCTCCAGGATGTCCTGGATGGTGAAGATCTTGCTGAACGGGATCTGCTGCGCTTCCAGCGCCGCGGCGACGGCGGGGTAGTCGTGCGCCGCGAACCAGGCACCGATCGCCTCATCCAGCGGGTCGAGGTGCCGCACGCGCGCCGGGTTGGTGGCGTAGCGCGGGTCGTCCGCCAGTTCCGGCCGGCCGATCGCCGCGCACAGGCGCCGGAAGATCGGGTTGGACGACGCCACCATCGACACCCAATGGCCATCGGCCGTTGCATACATGTTGGACGGCGCGGTGTACGTGGCGCGGTTGCCCGCGCGCTGGCGCACCTGGCCGAGCTGTTCGTACTCCACCGCAAGCGGCTCCAGCAGGCGGAACAGCGCCTCGGTGGCGGACAGGTCGATATCCCTGCCGGGCGCCGCGGGATCGCGCCGACGCTCGGCTGCGGCCGTGGCGATGGCGAATGCGCCGAACAGGCCCGCCACCACGTCGCCGGCGGGATAGTTCATGTGCAGCGGGGGACCGCCCGGCTCGCCGGCAAGGTTGGTGAAGCCGCTCATCGCCTCGAACACGCGCGCGAAGCCGGCGCGCGACGCATACGGGCCGGTCTGGCCGAAGCCGGTCAGGCGCAGGATGATCAGGCGCGGGTTCGCTTCGCGCAAGGTCGCGGCGTCGAGGCCCCAGCGGTCGAGCGTGCCCGTGCGGAAGTTCTCGACCAGCACGTCGAATTCGGGCAGCAGCCTGAGGAACAGCGCGCGCCCCTGCGGCTGCCGCACGTCGAGCGAAATGCCGCGCTTGCCGCGATTGGCCACCTTCCAGTACAGCGGCAGGCCGTCCTTGACCGGGGCCAGGCCGCGCAGCGGATCGCTGCCGTCGGGCAGCTCGAGCTTGACCACGTCGGCGCCCATGTCCGCGCACAGTGTGCAGGCGAGCGGCGCGGCCAGCACCGTGGCCATGTCGAGGATGCGCAGGCCGGCGAGCGGGCCGCCGGCCTTGCCGTTGCCGTTTGCAAGCGAGCTCTGGTTCATGCGTCCACCTTGATGTCGCGCGCCTTGATCAGCGTTGCCCAGCGCGTTGCCTCGGCCTGCAGCAGCTGGTCGAACTGCCTGGCGTCGAGCGCGAGGATTTCCGCATCCAGTGCCGCCAGCCGGTTGCGCACGTCGGCGGTGCCCATCGCCGCCTGCAGCGCGGCGCCAAGGTAGTCGACGATGGCCGGCGCCGTGCGTGCGTGGACGGCAAGGCCATACCAGGACTGCACCAGCGCGTCCGGGTAGCCCGCCTCGGCGATGGTCGGGACCTCCGGCAGCGAGCGCGTGCGCCGTGTGGCATTGACGGCGAGCGGCCGCACGCGTTTCGACTGGATCAGCGGCAGCACCAGGTTCTGCGACACCAGCGCGAACTGCAGCTGCCCGCGCCCAAGGTCCGGCACCGATGGCGGCTGGCCCTTGTAGCCGACGTTGGTCACGCGCACGCCGGTGGCCTCGAAAAACAGCTCCTGCGCCAGGTGCAGCGAGCTGCCGGCGCCCGGCACCGGCACGTTGACCGCGCCGGGCCGCGCCCTGGCCCACGCCGCGAACTCCTTCAGCGTCTTCACGGGCACGTCGTTGTGCACCACGAACACCGACGGCACCGCGGCCACCGCGCCAATGGCGCGGAAATTCTGCACGCGGATGCCGGAGTCGGGGTAGAGCGTCTGCGCCACCGCCAGCACCGGCGTGACGCCGAGCAGCGTGTAGCCGTCCGCCGGCGCGCGGCTGGCGGATTCGATGCCGATGCGGCCATCGGCACCGGGCTTGTTCTCCACGACCACGCGCTGCGGCAGGTCGAGCGACATGCGGTCGAGCGCGGCGCGCAGGGTGACGTCGACCACGCCGCCCGCCGGGTAAGGGATGACGGCGCGCAGCGGCCGCTCGGGGAAGTTGCCCGGGCCGGTGCCGGCGCGCGCCAGCGCCGGCAACAGGCCGGGCGCGGCCATCATCAGGGCGGTGTGGAACGCGGTCCTTCCGAATGCTCGGCGGTCCATGCTGTCTCCTTCGTTCTTGTATCGGTGTTGGTGCCTGCCGGTCAGTCCGGCAGGTAAGGGCGCAGGCATTCGAGCGACTGGCGCGTCTGCCGCACCAGCCGGTCCATGATCCGCGCCACGGGCTCGACTTCCTTCACCCAGGCCACGCTCTGGCCGGCCGCCTCGTACATCAGCGGCGCGATCTCGTGCTCTTCCACCGCTGCCAGCAGGCGGCCGGTCAGGGCCTGCTGGTAGGGCATGTCGAGCGGCGCCGGGGCATCGGCTGCCGCCCATGCGTCGGAGAAGGCGCTGCGCACCACGCGGCAGGGCTTGCCGCTGTGCGCGCGCGTGATCACCGTGTCTTCGCTGCCCGCGGCCAGCAGCCGCTCGGTCAGCGCGGCCGGCAGCCGGTGCTCGGCGCTGCCCAGCCACACGGTGCCGAGCCATGCGCCCTGCGCCCCCATCGCCAGCGCCGCGGCAATCTGGCTGCCCTCGCCGATGCCGCCGGCGGCGAGCACCGGGCGCCCCTCGGCGGCCGCGATGATCTGCGGCACCAGCGTGAAGGTGCCGATCGCGCCGGTATGCCCGCCGGCGTCGTAGCCCTGGGCGACCAGCACATCGACGCCGGCCGCGATGGCCTTGCGCGCATGCTTGACGGCGCCGACCAGCGCCATGGTGGTCTTGCCGGCACGGCGCACCCTGGCGATGGTGTCGGCCGGCGTGCCGACCCCGGCGGCGAACACCTCCACTTCGCTCTGCGCCACGGCGGCGACCTGTTCCTCGAACAAGGCCTGCGAGCGCACGTACTGCGAGAAGAAGTTGCCCGCCGTGGCCGGCGGCACGGCGAAGCGCTCGAACAGGCCGTCGACGAAGCGGCGATGTCCTTCAGGAATCGCGGCGCTCACATCCTCGGGGGTGGAGACGCCCGGCAGCGCGGTGGGCAGCAGCAGGTCCACGCCGACCGGCACGTCCGGGCACAGCGCGCGCAGGTCGCGCAGCTTCTGCGCCAGCTCGTTGGGGCCATCGCGTGCGGCGGCATACACGCCGAGCCCGCCGGCATTGGAAATGGCCGCGGCGACTTCGATGCTGTGCGCCAGCCCGAACACCGGGTAGCGGATGCCCAGCCGGCGGCACAGCGCGTTGGCGAGGCTCTGGTCAGAAGTGCTTGCCATCATTGTGCTCCGAACAGGTCCGGCTCGAAATCGAGGCAGGGGTGTTGCGGCATTGCCGAGGCGGTCTTCATCACGTGCCGGCCGATCAGGTTCTTGTGGACCTCGCTGGTGCCTTCGCCGATCTGGTTCATCTTGGCGTCGCGCAGGAAGCGCTCGATCGGATACGCATTCAGGTAGCCGTTGCCGCCCAGCAGTTGCGCGCAGTCCACCACCACGCGCATGCACAGGTCGGTGCTGTGCATCTTGGCGATCGAGGCGTGGATCGAAGTCTCAGGGTCCTTGCGGTCGTAGCGCTGCGCCGAGCTGTAGACCAGGCAGCGCGCGGCTTCGATGCGCGCCGCCATGTCGGCCAGCATCCACTGGATGCCCTGGTGCTCGCCCACCGCCTTGCCCGATACCTGCCGGTGCCCGGCGTATTGCGCGGCAATCTGCAGCGCGCCGCTCATCCGCCCCAGCGCGATCGCGGCATGGCCGATGCGAGCGCGCACCAGCGTGTCCTGCGCCAGCGCCATGCCCTGTCCCTCTTCGCCGAGGCGATGCGAGACCGGCACGAACACATCGTCGAGCCGGACCTCGGCGATCGGCACGCCGTGCCAGCCGAGCTTGGGAATGACCGGCGAGACGCCCAGTCCTTCGGCATCGCGCGGCACCAGGAACGCCGTCAGTCCCTTGCTGCCGCCGGGACCGTCGGCCAGCGATGCCACCACGACAAACATATCGGCCAC
Encoded proteins:
- a CDS encoding MFS transporter translates to METADRIQVGAFVAPAAQSFRRAQWRMLLAAMFCYFFFYTGRQTFGFAIPGIQQEFGFSKEALGWASTCLLWCYAIGQAINGNLGDKFGGRRVMTAGAILSCAANWVVSFAVGFKSLAIPWGINGYFQALGWAPGSRLLSNWWGAGERGKVYGFYVFAAGCASVLSFVTSIVVVNILHLDWRWIFRLPVLLMLLGGITFYLIVRERPEDLGYKSPDTGAARAEDAGRPAPVETDADESSWSRYKAVLRNPRLLIAGLSIGFQNAARYGLIVWVPVHFLGKNWKSAETLIDPAWISVALPVGMAFGALSNGWISDRLFGSSRSKAIMLYMVLGAIASMVMYQLPTGMGAIIALFLAGFFVYGPASSFWALCPDLVGARRAGTATGILNFFSYLLAGLGEPLIGRILDQSGNTSLVFPIVATSCMISAIIAAFIRR
- the phnY gene encoding phosphonoacetaldehyde dehydrogenase, which produces MNALQAIPQIRHEALRIAGEKIYREDVIEVTYPYTGEVIATVPRATLDDVRRAYRIARDYQPALTRYERYRILMRAGEIIASRLDEISRTITLESGLCRKDSLYEVGRASDVLLFAANQALVDDGQVFSCDLTHHGKSRKVYTLREPLLGVITAITPFNHPLNQVIHKVAPAVATNNRMVLKPSEKTPLAAFMLADILYEAGLPPQMLSVVTGDPREIADEMLTHPDVDLVTFTGGVPIGKYIAATAAYKRQVLELGGNDPIIVMEDADLEEAASLAASGSYKNSGQRCTAIKRMLVHEAVADRFVELLVQKTEAVNYGDPMDPRVDMGTVIDEAAAIQFEKVVNDAIAAGATLRYGNIRRGALYSPTVLDHVDPEMTVVKHETFGPVSPVIRFRDIDDAIRISNGTAYGLSSSVCTNRLDHITRFVRELKVGSVNVREVPGYRLELTPFGGIKDSGLGYKEGVLEAMKSFCNTKTYSLPW
- a CDS encoding Bug family tripartite tricarboxylate transporter substrate binding protein; translated protein: MQITQRKPQPSRRIRATLAIFGVAATACCAAYAQGGYPARPVSLVVGFAAGGSTDKLARLLAKEMQDALGQQVVVENRPGAAGNIAAQYVAQAAPDGYTLFMATLSSQAINPWIYQKLAFDPIKSFEPVALVARYPLVVAVNPSLPAQTSAELLAYMRANPGKVFFSSAGSGSPGHLSGELVKSMARVDLTHVAYKGGGPAMLAAMGGEVTMTIETIPAMIPHVKSGKLKGLAVTSGQRSPALPQLPTLSESGLAGFEVTSWAGIAAPAKTPPDVLETLQAAVGKALAQPKLKSAMEADGALPSYLPGKQFQDFTAAELKRWGEVVRSANVKAE
- a CDS encoding Na/Pi cotransporter family protein, giving the protein MQILLSLMSGVALLIWGTHVTRHGMLELLGPRLRLVLAAGTASPARGFVAGLGVTALIQSSSATALMTSAFVAEGLVSLSAALPIVLGADVGTSMMARLLSVDISWLSPLLLVTGIAMRLSSQGSLRGRAGEVVVGLGLITLALQLIRLYAAPLLHADLVRAIFASLGQDALLAVVIGAMLALLAYSSLAAVLLTATLAMGGVIAPQTALPLVLGANLGSGLIACLANSASAPAARRVSLANLLFRITGVLVFLPLLEAVPPLLAGLGSSAATMAIDFHMAFNLTLAATLIWFVRPVASLCTRWLPDTHREAEARGARYLSQGDLRHPSVALGNATREVVRIGDVIEDMLAGMKLAIAANDRAANARCCALDDRIDELYSSVKMYLTGVDAGQLGAEDAARWDEIMLLNINLEYAGDIAERTLVDLDQRKLRRNYCFSDEGSAELLELCDMLAANLRTRMSLFVAGDRAAHALLNDCAAHFQARAERFTARHLARVSQRRTASVETSALHLDTLRELSQMNALLCAAPAGMPDLLRGAMHEAVPALAAGSPGAA
- the phnA gene encoding phosphonoacetate hydrolase, whose product is MHAHIEVNGHRYQLPARPTVIVCIDGCEQEYINLAVQAGVAPFFASLAQRGTVLTGDCVVPSFTNPNNLSIVTGVPPSVHGICGNFFYDTEAGEEVLMNDARYLRAPTVLAAAAKAGARVAVVTAKDKLRALLGHGLQGICFSAEKADQASVEENGIDNVLARVGMPLPSVYSADLSEFVFAAGVALLETERPDLMYLSTTDYIQHKHAPGTAGANAFYAMMDRYLQRLDALGAVIGVTADHGMNAKTDSLGKANILYLQQRLDERFGTAATRVLLPITDPYVAHHGALGSYATVYLPAGTAPRAVHDAIAALPGIELVLDKRAACERFELPADRIGDLVVVSERLTVIGTTPARHDLSGLDVPLRSHGGLSEQKVPLLFNRRVSAPAGQRLRNFDILRLALNCAD
- a CDS encoding LysR substrate-binding domain-containing protein, with protein sequence MPHKLPPLNALRIFEVAARAGSFSAAARELHLTHGAVSRQIEILEQWLGQPLFIRQGQRMVPTVHAQAFGREVSTAFDHLSAASERYGRIATRKVVRVNAPATFAMRWLIPRLDDFRKQQPEVDVRVSTAFSNEAGFNGTFDLAIRRTLERGEQFESVPIFAEYQTVIASPALLAQAPVRDVEDLADGVLLYTETRPGSWESWLQQAGHASLRPVRTLRFDHFFVTLQAVVDSLGLAIGTFPTLAADLDGGRIAAPFAEVRAPGNTYHALVPRDADKPLHLRAFVEWLVQQGEAAAAAGGRKGRRQR
- a CDS encoding CaiB/BaiF CoA transferase family protein, which codes for MNQSSLANGNGKAGGPLAGLRILDMATVLAAPLACTLCADMGADVVKLELPDGSDPLRGLAPVKDGLPLYWKVANRGKRGISLDVRQPQGRALFLRLLPEFDVLVENFRTGTLDRWGLDAATLREANPRLIILRLTGFGQTGPYASRAGFARVFEAMSGFTNLAGEPGGPPLHMNYPAGDVVAGLFGAFAIATAAAERRRDPAAPGRDIDLSATEALFRLLEPLAVEYEQLGQVRQRAGNRATYTAPSNMYATADGHWVSMVASSNPIFRRLCAAIGRPELADDPRYATNPARVRHLDPLDEAIGAWFAAHDYPAVAAALEAQQIPFSKIFTIQDILEDPHFRAREAIVRLPDPDLGSVPAPCHVPRFSGYEPGVPRTGPSVGEHNEEIYAGLGLTRQDMQALRAEGVI
- a CDS encoding Bug family tripartite tricarboxylate transporter substrate binding protein, giving the protein MDRRAFGRTAFHTALMMAAPGLLPALARAGTGPGNFPERPLRAVIPYPAGGVVDVTLRAALDRMSLDLPQRVVVENKPGADGRIGIESASRAPADGYTLLGVTPVLAVAQTLYPDSGIRVQNFRAIGAVAAVPSVFVVHNDVPVKTLKEFAAWARARPGAVNVPVPGAGSSLHLAQELFFEATGVRVTNVGYKGQPPSVPDLGRGQLQFALVSQNLVLPLIQSKRVRPLAVNATRRTRSLPEVPTIAEAGYPDALVQSWYGLAVHARTAPAIVDYLGAALQAAMGTADVRNRLAALDAEILALDARQFDQLLQAEATRWATLIKARDIKVDA